DNA sequence from the Tachysurus fulvidraco isolate hzauxx_2018 chromosome 1, HZAU_PFXX_2.0, whole genome shotgun sequence genome:
ACGATTATAGATGGGAAGCTCTCGAacgtaaaaaaaagagaggcatTTTCTACTTTTGAGAAAAAGCTGTATAAAAgctaattggctacacattACATCgctttccttctttctccttctgttaAGTTTGGAGAAACATAAATGAACAAGGTTGGGATTTATGCTGCTTTTAGTCTGAATACATGTTGCAgttaatggaaaaataaattagCAATTCATTCTCTGAACTTTTGCGACTCTtcaaatatctttaaaaatctGAATCATGGAGCAAGTTACATCATTATAATActgataaaacataaaaaataaaataaaaataaaaattacattgtGTCTCCGCTTTATATTGTCTTTAGTGTTTAGTACGAAGTAATTCTTACATATGCACAAACTTTTCCCTATTAACTACCTACATCAGTCTGAGAACTGCTCTATATTTTTGTAGAGATTAGAGATTAGAATAAAGAGTATCTGTGGTGGAATACGGTGTGAAACTCCAACCTCTTGGAGGTGGTGTGTATTGACCAGTCGATTGCTTTACAGTCAATACGGAATGAACACAGAGTCAGGACGAGGGAACTAGTAGCTATAGCTAAAGACAGTCCAGGGGTGAACAAATGTGTAATTTTTCATTCATACTTGGCTGCCGGTAGTTCTGACTGACTTTCATGAAACAAAAACGCGCTCCATGGCCGTGAGACACGCTTTAACACTGCAACTTCAGCGCTACTTCTGAATAACACTGTAGTTCATCCTAACCACTGTTGTTTTACAAAGTAGTTAATTACTAATTAGCATGCATGGATGTCAGACAATTTTTTCCCACACAGGTACTTAGAAACACTCATAAAAGCAACCGAGCAAAATGAAATCTGACACCAAGCTGTCATGTAACTCTTTACTACTTGCCATCACCTCACGTTGTCGCATCCATCCATATTCTGTAGCTCTTATCCTAGTCACAGCTTAGTTTGCTGTCATTCATATAAAAAGTGGGTACGCACTTCTAATATAGGTAGTTAAATCATTTGTACATGTCCAAGATTTACACTCCATTAAGCAGCAGCTTACTGAAGAGCTTTTTACATCGAGAGAGAACAAACTAAATATGAACTAAAACGATCAAAGCAATAACACTGATAAATCGTTGAAAAAGGTGTATCAAAGGAAATTCTGTTGGACTAATCATGACATGCTTCCACTTGGGAGACTGGTGTTTCATCTCTGAAGTACATGACACTTGTGTCACATTTTAAAGAGCAGCATTAAGGATCAAGAATATGGCAACTGGGTTTgggattttaaaatatattaggaGGCAGAGCACCATGACTAGCTGAGTCAGAAAGAGGAGTCCTCGGAATGGCTGTGTGTGATTGGGCCTTGGGTCACAGTGACTAAAACACAAGgagacacacacccactcacatacacacacacacacacacacacacacacacacacacacacacacacacacacacacacacacacacacacacacacacacacacacacacacgtacaaacacacacgctgagTGTAGAAAACAATGTGGCAATAATGAGGATATTCGTGTGGCTCAGACTGTAGAAGTGTTGTCAGATTGAGAGCTGGTGTCTGGGTTTGGTCTAGGTGTTCCTCATAGCCAAGGCTTGTTCCAGCTCTTGCCTTCGCTGTTGAATCTGTGAGAAGGAAACCAGAAAAAAGAATTCAGCTTTCACAGAGGATAAAGAAACTGACCTGTTTGCGAGGCAGTTGTCTGAATCTGATTACACAGAGGAAAAATAATCAAGGGTATTTTAACAATacatatatctattttttttacatacatgcagcaaaataattaaacaatcagGTTGTTAAGCCTTCTTGAAATGATGCTCAATCTGTGAGCTAACTGTATATAATGCtttaagtttaaaaagaaaatatgtcactttctttatttcttatgtgCAAAATGCTTTAGTCTCAGATTCAAACCACTGGCTGAACATGAGACTAATGTTGATTTGACTTCACTCCATAAAGAGGAAAGGAACCAGCAGTTGAGGGGGTTTCATTGGGTGAACGTAGGTATGCTAAACCTGGGTAGCCCTGTATAAATAGAGCTATTTTACCTTGCAGTAGAAGTAGCGACTGACTGCCTCCTGAGACCAGGGCTGGTAGTAAAACTCTGCCCGCCTCTCCTCCTCTGGATTCCCAGCGACGTCTGTCATTAtctgtgaccaatcagaatgtaATACAGGATGTGTGAAGGTTTACAGCTATCCGGAATAAACGAAACATCCAGTAGGACTAAAGTTTCTGAACAGCTTCACAACATCCTCTTACGTGTTAGGAAATGTTTTCAGCGTTAAATCAGTGGCCATGACCTACTACTACTGTACGTTCAGGATGAACTTAGTggcatgacataaaaaatgaCCCCCGTATTTTGACAGTATTTTTCAAAATGGTCAAATAAAAGCATGGAACAGACATCATGTATGCAGTGCACGAGAAATGTCACAGTTACATATATATACTTCACGGATAAATAAatcgtatatacagtatgttgatgCAATCTGTATACAATAAACTACAGAAAACAGTACATTTAACTCACTTTGGACAGTCTAGATTTTCCTTATAATGCAGACAAAGGGCGAAgatgtattattaattaattaagtgtttaaaaaaacgaTCAACTTAAATGATCAACCACTAATCAATATTCTAAAggttataatattaaaatataatacaatatcaAAATCAATGACTCAATTTATCTGTCCTGAAAATCTGTCcattttgaataaatattaaataaattcactatatgaacaatgacattttttattaacatgttgctaaataacagcatgttttataatctgtttattattaacgtattatttattttatgagttGCTATTTTTGACAGTGATATATTaggagtgcattaatataaccCTTTCCTTAAAATTTCAATggaaactagatttgtaaagttcatcgcaACGAACTTTGATGTTGACTTTGATGAGGCAAGTATTCgtaaaggccggtgctttttgggggcaagtggacataaaacttgtgaaatctaatGGAGCGCTAGGGTGTCAAAACATTTGGAGACAAGTGGAGActagcatgtgacgtcatccgaaatCCTGTGATGCAATTCCcctccttgggctgagtgttttgatatgccacatgtccatgttgtgctaatgttttttgtcttcacgtgacatcacgtgacatcattaGAATACCCGCGAGGCAGTTCcactcattgttctgagtgttttgatatgtcacattttcatgttgtaaaaagtttttggattttgcatatattgggggcggggctgcgggacaaccaataggccagtcggtacaccaatttaaatctttgttcagagtatcaccctaaaggagctggccagGTTTgatgtagatagttcgaaagcttgctgagttataaacctccaaatttataatgggagtctatgggaaaaaaagccattttgagacccggtaccagaagtacagatctacaacatatccaaatttggtgcatgtggctcaaaagccctaggaggagttactcttgataaatttttgtctaagcttaaataggaaaacagaatgttggcttctacaaagccaacataactaCGGTCAAggctgctgttataaaaataaataaaaaatcacagtGGGACAATCAGGAGTAATACTACCACCTCATATTTAGGAATGTGCTCAATATCAGCCTAAAACCCAAACTTTTGGCATGAAATATGTCACAATTCAGTGTCTGATGATTGACTGATATTGTACAGGTTGGAAGAACTCACTTTAAGATCTCTGCTCTGGGATTTCAGCCAGTCCTGGATGTAACCTTTGGGATCTCGGGAGAAACTAAGCATGAAGTCTCGTTGAATCTTCAGCTGGTTGATGGACTCGATAGTCTCATGGATCTGTAACAGGTAAAGATCAGACCCTTAGAGGTGAAGACTGTATGCAGGAATACGGGAAATGTACACAGATTTGAGAATTCCTCCAATAATTTAATATGGTTAATCATGTGAGTATGGGACTGCGATGATTACTTTGTTGTCAAGAGAGGCAATCTCCTGCTGATTGGCTGTCGAGAGCAGGAAGTTGCTCATCTGGGCTTTGAGTGGATCCTCCACTTCGACATCTATATCATAGCAGGCTGTTTTTTTCTGATCGTTTGGGTCCACACTGTAAACCATGAGAGCCCCATTAAGGATGACCGCAGTTAACAGACGTCTATATGCAAACACTGAtgggacagacagactgacctGATGACATGGTTTATGACGATGGGATCAGGGGGAAGCAGCAGGTTAGTCAGACGCTGAGGGATCTCGGAGAACTTCAGTCGAGGACAATCAAAAATCTGCAAAAGCACGATTTCATTACAACAGAACAGAATAGCAAGAGAGATGAGATTTTTAACTTCATCTACTTAATAAAATTTTCAtctaattcattaatttatccTTAACAATCTGGTAACTAATTATTTAGCGCATTATTGAACaacaaatagttaaaaaaaaaaaaagaatacaaaaggAAGCCTCAGGTATCAGCATTTgatacagttttattttatcactacaaaataaatctaaaataattataaaatcgATCTAAACTTCTGAACAAAAGTTACATTAGCCAGTTAACCACAAACATGTTAAGTCAGTGTTATAAATGCTGCTGCTTTGAACACTAGTGTACACAGATGATTATTCGGCTTAAAACCGTTGAATCCAAGTGTTAGCATCTCTCTTGCTGTTATTTATAGTATGtggtttattcattttaactAATATGTTAAATGCCAGATACGGAATGTAACAAGCTAACTAACAAGCTATACAAAACACGGACCATGTATACAAAAAGGGCTCAGATATCTGTTCAGTTAACCTGAGTGAAATTTAGTTCCTTTAGTCACAATCTTTACCTGCTGAAAGTATTTATCACAGTTGATATACTCTTTGTCATGGGAGTCCTGCAGCTTGTTGGTTTTGATGTATTGCCACAGGGCCTGGATGATACACGAGCGGGTCTGAGTGTGGATACCCAACAGCCGAGCGAGCCGCGGATCCAACTTAAACTGAGGAGGCTGCACACCAACGAATATATTTGGAATAAGTAAACATCAACTCGGACTAATTTTCTATTCGGCCATGAAGATAGTTGAGTTACTTTATACTCATGTAGACAATATTAACACACAGCCTCACCTGATAATCCAGCATTAACAGCAGGGTACAGCGTACATTGACATCGCCCGGCCTTTTCACCTGGAAGCCATCAGTCTCCTGAGTGGTGGGTGTGCGATGCCACTAGGATACAaaaaaagtggttttaacaCTCAAAAATTAATTTATGCATAAATATAGTCACTGGCAAAACACACAACTAAATATATAATTCTTATTGTCAAGAAAATAGTCTTATAAAATGATGTCATGCCAAATCTTTactagaaaagaaaacacatttctaCATTAGAGTCCTGATCTACAATACATATGTAAACTAAAACCCATGTATGATGAACTAACTTAGTCTGATCCATAGAGGAACTTAATGTCAACTAACAGAACAGCACTtgcataaaatgaaaatgaaaagaaatgatcattttaaGACACACTGTTTGGACTGTGTGCAAGGCTGAAGCTTACCTGAGCCCCGCTGCTCAGcagctgaaaagaaaaacacttgaagCTCCTTGTTTTTTAGGCAGCTACACTCTCTAAGCATGCATCACATGCACCTTACTAACTGCTGAAGCCAGTGTTTTATCTGTAGCCCGCTATAGAATACTATACATTTATAAGAATCACTTTAAGCAAATAACAATTTATATGAAACTCTTATGGTGATATATCTCTGTAAATATGCATGGAGAAGATGCTGGATTGAGCAGTTTATTGTGCTTGACAGTTTAGGTGTTTCTCTTGGGGATCAACCTAAAGAGGCACAAGCTCCAGTCAAACACCACAGTGCCTCACAGCAATCTATTATCTATTGAAAACATGACgttttttcatttgtattttagaCAATTTGCCACCAAATAATTGGGCTCCACTACCTTCACTATACAGCGAAAAGTATGTGGACAGCTGACCACCACACCCATATGTACTTCTTCTTCAAACTGTTGCCGTACAATTGgctaaaatgtctttgtatactgtagtgtcacAATTTTCCTTCAATGGCAATGAGTAGCAAAAGTAACAAAGCGAGCTCCGTAAAGACATGGtcggagtggaagaactcgagtgtcctgcacagagctccgacctcaaccccactaaaCGCCATTGGGATGGACTGGAACATTGACCAGTCCCCAGACCtcctaatgctcttgtagctgaataaacacaaatccccacaggtAAACTCCaaaatgtaatagaaaaatCATCCCAGAATAAttgaaattaattataaaaccaAAGTAGATAATAAATCTGGAATAAGATGTACAAGAAGCACATATGCGTGTGATAGTCAGGCGGCCAccaacttttggccatatagtataTTATGCAAGCATTAGCTGAAATTTGGCTAGATAACGTTCCAAAATGGGGCTATAAccgtgttgtgtatgtgtgcaaatATTTATTGTGGGGTAAATAACATGCTTACTTGTGTACTAGCCTGTTAATGATCTATTCAATGACTGTATCTATTCACATGTATTTACAGTTCATCAGAAAAATTAGTCGGCCAGCAAAACATGACAGGAACATGACAGGTTTTCCAGGCAACTGATTTGAACACCAGGGGGCCAGCAAACATTATGAATGTTTGAATGTTTgtatgaaatattttcatacaAACTAAACTACTATGCCCAGGACTATTCTGCGGTTTTATCATAACTATAAACAGGTGTAAACCACAGGACTAAAATCTGTCTGCACATCtgtaaatagatagatagttgtTGAATCTGTACTGACTAACCATGAACCATGTGCTTACTGTATTTAACGTGTATTTAACACTAACATTCAATTCTATAAACAATAGAGATCCCTTGGAGACAACAGTAGACTGAAAACTCACCTCCACTAGGTGGTTGTCTGGTCCATATAGATCTTTGTCCAGCTCAATCACCAGGCTCTTAAAGAAGGATGAAAACTTCCTTTTCACTTTTCCTGGCTGGAAAGAACCAAGAAAATGTGTGTTCATATGTCATATTGAAAATGCATATTTGATCTTTTCCAGTATAAACCTTAGGCGTGGTGAACTTTTTTTTCAACAATGATATCATTCCATTCCAACCAAAGTGCAGTGCTACTGTATAAAACTGTCATCGTCGACTACTGTTTTCATTTGTGTGGTTACAGAAGACCGTTTTGCTTAAACACTTGGCTAGACATTCAGGCTTTTTGGCTACTTCTTTTTTGGTAAACCCATCACCCACCTCAGTATCCAAGCAAAACAAGCAACCGCTGAAGCGAATCACTGGCCAACACGGAAACCATATTCAGAGACTAAACAATATGCTTGTTTATGGCTGAAAGGAGAGAATGAATTTTCAGAGCATGTTTTGTTGTCCTTTCTATAGTAAAACAATATCATACCCTAGTCTGTCTTTGGTGCATGATATGGCGACAGAAATTCAGACGGATCTAACTGTTAATGTTTGCACAGGAGCAGAAAAATGACCTCATTGGTAAGTGGAGCATATTGCAGTGGCGGAAACTTGGAACCGATCCAAATAATTTTAACCTCACCATGCTAAAACACACATAGCTGCCATTTAAAGGCTATGAGGTCACTCCGACAACAGCACATGAGCTGCAGTTTTCGGCTCTTTCGGTTCCTCCAGATCTGTTGTTGACATTGGCTCATGGACCGGCATGCAAGTCTGTACAGCTCTACACACAGCACTGGAAAGAAACTACATAGAAAATCCTACCATAAGCTACACATTAGTTAACATAAgctacacaaaaatacacagctATGATCTCAAAAATTAGTATTCCGTGTAAATTTCCTAGTATATGCACCGGTAAATTTCCCAAAGGTCtatgagtaaataaaataatgatgattTGTCGGCTACGAATGAATGGGTCTCCGTATGTTGTATACATCGTCTTAGTATCTTTATGAATTGTGAAGTCTGTACTTGTGATATTTAAATCAATACACCATCTGCCTTGCCAACTggtatgttgtgtttttatttttactttattaaggACAAAAAATGGAAACAGCTCTCATGAAATATAGGTGTATATTATTACAAAGATTCCTCCCATAACCTCTTGGAGGAGCCTAGCACTATTTATACCACTATATATACAATGCACTTTCCGATTGGAAAAGGGAAAGCTTGAAAACATACAGACTTTACCAAATGTACCAGTTATCACCACTGTAGTCTTCGGACTGAATATCAAATCTACGACAGCAGTACCTTCTCTTGATTTGACAGAAATGCTCAATGTTTTTGAGAAACGATGAGTTTATTCGTATGACTATGTGTTCATATGATCCTGTACTCCAGCTTCTCATCAATGGTTTGGTTAAATCTCGCCTTCTACATTCTACATCCTCTCTTCaaagctacagtacatgctgAGTATAATATGCTCGGCCTTCAGCATCTAGTACAGTTCCATAGAACATTTTATCATTTACCTTATACACT
Encoded proteins:
- the smarcd3b gene encoding SWI/SNF-related matrix-associated actin-dependent regulator of chromatin subfamily D member 3b isoform X1, coding for MSSEETAGGARKATKSKLFEFLVHGVRPGMPSGPRMPHQGAPMGPPGPPYGGNSAVRPGLTSPAVESNRKRPAPSQQHIQQQQQQQQTGQNRNRKKPVGYPGASEMPGRQMDMREAQSDPTLGSNTKRRKMADKILPQRIRELVPESQAYMDLLAFERKLDQTIMRKRVDIQEALKRPMKQKRKLRLYISNTFNPAKPDAEDSDGSIASWELRVEGKLLDDPGKVKRKFSSFFKSLVIELDKDLYGPDNHLVELLSSGAQWHRTPTTQETDGFQVKRPGDVNVRCTLLLMLDYQPPQFKLDPRLARLLGIHTQTRSCIIQALWQYIKTNKLQDSHDKEYINCDKYFQQIFDCPRLKFSEIPQRLTNLLLPPDPIVINHVISVDPNDQKKTACYDIDVEVEDPLKAQMSNFLLSTANQQEIASLDNKIHETIESINQLKIQRDFMLSFSRDPKGYIQDWLKSQSRDLKIMTDVAGNPEEERRAEFYYQPWSQEAVSRYFYCKIQQRRQELEQALAMRNT
- the smarcd3b gene encoding SWI/SNF-related matrix-associated actin-dependent regulator of chromatin subfamily D member 3b isoform X5, with amino-acid sequence MSSEETAGGARKATKSKLFEFLVHGVRPGMPSGPRMPHQGAPMGPPGPPYGGNSAVRPGLTSPAVESNRKRPAPSQQHIQQQQQQQQTGQNRNRNTKRRKMADKILPQRIRELVPESQAYMDLLAFERKLDQTIMRKRVDIQEALKRPMKQKRKLRLYISNTFNPAKPDAEDSDGSIASWELRVEGKLLDDPGKVKRKFSSFFKSLVIELDKDLYGPDNHLVEWHRTPTTQETDGFQVKRPGDVNVRCTLLLMLDYQPPQFKLDPRLARLLGIHTQTRSCIIQALWQYIKTNKLQDSHDKEYINCDKYFQQIFDCPRLKFSEIPQRLTNLLLPPDPIVINHVISVDPNDQKKTACYDIDVEVEDPLKAQMSNFLLSTANQQEIASLDNKIHETIESINQLKIQRDFMLSFSRDPKGYIQDWLKSQSRDLKIMTDVAGNPEEERRAEFYYQPWSQEAVSRYFYCKIQQRRQELEQALAMRNT
- the smarcd3b gene encoding SWI/SNF-related matrix-associated actin-dependent regulator of chromatin subfamily D member 3b isoform X4, translated to MSSEETAGGARKATKSKLFEFLVHGVRPGMPSGPRMPHQGAPMGPPGPPYGGNSAVRPGLTSPAVESNRKRPAPSQQHIQQQQQQQQTGQNRNRNTKRRKMADKILPQRIRELVPESQAYMDLLAFERKLDQTIMRKRVDIQEALKRPMKQKRKLRLYISNTFNPAKPDAEDSDGSIASWELRVEGKLLDDPGKVKRKFSSFFKSLVIELDKDLYGPDNHLVELLSSGAQWHRTPTTQETDGFQVKRPGDVNVRCTLLLMLDYQPPQFKLDPRLARLLGIHTQTRSCIIQALWQYIKTNKLQDSHDKEYINCDKYFQQIFDCPRLKFSEIPQRLTNLLLPPDPIVINHVISVDPNDQKKTACYDIDVEVEDPLKAQMSNFLLSTANQQEIASLDNKIHETIESINQLKIQRDFMLSFSRDPKGYIQDWLKSQSRDLKIMTDVAGNPEEERRAEFYYQPWSQEAVSRYFYCKIQQRRQELEQALAMRNT
- the smarcd3b gene encoding SWI/SNF-related matrix-associated actin-dependent regulator of chromatin subfamily D member 3b isoform X3, which encodes MERKRPGMPSGPRMPHQGAPMGPPGPPYGGNSAVRPGLTSPAVESNRKRPAPSQQHIQQQQQQQQTGQNRNRKKPVGYPGASEMPGRQMDMREAQSDPTLGSNTKRRKMADKILPQRIRELVPESQAYMDLLAFERKLDQTIMRKRVDIQEALKRPMKQKRKLRLYISNTFNPAKPDAEDSDGSIASWELRVEGKLLDDPGKVKRKFSSFFKSLVIELDKDLYGPDNHLVELLSSGAQWHRTPTTQETDGFQVKRPGDVNVRCTLLLMLDYQPPQFKLDPRLARLLGIHTQTRSCIIQALWQYIKTNKLQDSHDKEYINCDKYFQQIFDCPRLKFSEIPQRLTNLLLPPDPIVINHVISVDPNDQKKTACYDIDVEVEDPLKAQMSNFLLSTANQQEIASLDNKIHETIESINQLKIQRDFMLSFSRDPKGYIQDWLKSQSRDLKIMTDVAGNPEEERRAEFYYQPWSQEAVSRYFYCKIQQRRQELEQALAMRNT
- the smarcd3b gene encoding SWI/SNF-related matrix-associated actin-dependent regulator of chromatin subfamily D member 3b isoform X2, giving the protein MSSEETAGGARKATKSKLFEFLVHGVRPGMPSGPRMPHQGAPMGPPGPPYGGNSAVRPGLTSPAVESNRKRPAPSQQHIQQQQQQQQTGQNRNRKKPVGYPGASEMPGRQMDMREAQSDPTLGSNTKRRKMADKILPQRIRELVPESQAYMDLLAFERKLDQTIMRKRVDIQEALKRPMKQKRKLRLYISNTFNPAKPDAEDSDGSIASWELRVEGKLLDDPGKVKRKFSSFFKSLVIELDKDLYGPDNHLVEWHRTPTTQETDGFQVKRPGDVNVRCTLLLMLDYQPPQFKLDPRLARLLGIHTQTRSCIIQALWQYIKTNKLQDSHDKEYINCDKYFQQIFDCPRLKFSEIPQRLTNLLLPPDPIVINHVISVDPNDQKKTACYDIDVEVEDPLKAQMSNFLLSTANQQEIASLDNKIHETIESINQLKIQRDFMLSFSRDPKGYIQDWLKSQSRDLKIMTDVAGNPEEERRAEFYYQPWSQEAVSRYFYCKIQQRRQELEQALAMRNT